The Hymenobacter oligotrophus genome has a window encoding:
- a CDS encoding DMT family transporter — MNQPSNPLRVHAALFVVSLIYAANYSLSKEVMPQYVGPYGIVVLRVVSAAVVFEVLARVFAKERITGRADNIRSVLCGISGIGLNQLLFFGGLNLTTPISASLVQTISPIVVVLASVVLLGERITLKRALGIGLAGAGAAMVILSRGPAGAAGQSAALGNLLILLNATFFGLYLVLVAPLMRKYHAFTVLARSFLVGAFIVVPFGLRQALAPDYAELPLRIWVVIVYMILMVTVVAYLLNNWALKHASPALLGVYIYLQPILAVLIAVALGKDHLTWGRALQGALIFVGVWLVSQKPKHKTVIGKEVPLEPVQD, encoded by the coding sequence GTGAATCAGCCCTCCAACCCGCTGCGCGTGCACGCCGCGCTGTTCGTCGTGTCGCTGATTTACGCTGCCAACTACAGCCTTTCCAAGGAAGTAATGCCGCAATACGTGGGGCCGTACGGCATTGTGGTGCTGCGCGTGGTATCGGCCGCGGTGGTGTTCGAGGTGCTGGCGCGGGTGTTTGCCAAGGAGCGCATTACGGGGCGGGCCGATAACATACGGTCCGTTTTGTGCGGCATTTCGGGCATTGGACTGAACCAGCTGCTGTTTTTCGGCGGGCTCAACCTCACCACGCCCATCAGCGCCTCGTTGGTGCAAACCATTTCGCCCATTGTGGTGGTGCTGGCCTCGGTGGTGCTGCTCGGCGAGCGAATCACCCTGAAGCGCGCCCTCGGTATTGGCCTGGCCGGGGCCGGGGCGGCCATGGTAATCCTGAGCCGGGGGCCGGCCGGGGCCGCAGGCCAATCGGCGGCCCTAGGTAACCTGCTGATTTTGCTGAACGCCACCTTCTTCGGGTTGTACCTGGTGCTGGTAGCGCCGCTCATGCGCAAGTACCACGCGTTTACGGTGCTGGCGCGCAGCTTTTTGGTGGGGGCGTTTATTGTGGTGCCTTTCGGGTTGCGGCAAGCCCTGGCCCCCGATTATGCCGAGCTGCCGCTGCGCATCTGGGTGGTTATCGTGTACATGATTCTGATGGTGACCGTGGTGGCCTACCTGCTCAACAACTGGGCCCTGAAGCACGCGTCGCCGGCGCTGCTGGGCGTGTACATTTACCTGCAACCCATTCTGGCCGTGCTCATTGCCGTGGCCCTAGGCAAAGACCACCTCACGTGGGGCCGGGCCTTGCAAGGCGCACTGATTTTCGTGGGCGTGTGGCTCGTCAGCCAGAAACCCAAGCACAAAACCGTGATAGGGAAGGAAGTGCCGCTTGAGCCGGTGCAGGACTGA
- a CDS encoding replication-associated recombination protein A produces MNSLFDPPADQPRPGAPLAERLRPRTLAEYVGQQHLIGEGGVLRRYLEAGRLPSLILWGPPGVGKTTLAHLLAAQLKLPFVALSAINAGVKDVRDVIQQAKSRRGTILFIDEIHRFSKSQQDALLGAVEQGIVTLVGATTENPSFEVIPAILSRAQVYVLEALGKDELTGLVDRALRDDEALRRRPVRLESYDALLRISGGDARKLLNLLEIVVQAAKANPETGEVVINDEVVQQLAQQNLSRYDKGGEMHYDVISAFIKSIRGSDPNAALYYLAVMLEGGEDPKFIARRLLILASEDVGNANPNALLLAQNTFQAVTVIGMPESDIILGQCVVYLATSPKSNASYTAIREARAFVRQNGVAAVPLQLRNAPTKLMKQLNYGAEYHYSHDGEGNFVFQEFMPDGLGNKRFYTPGDNPTEAKMLERLRYWWGEKYGY; encoded by the coding sequence ATGAACTCACTTTTCGACCCACCCGCCGACCAACCGCGGCCCGGCGCCCCGCTGGCCGAACGCCTTCGCCCCCGTACGTTGGCCGAGTACGTGGGCCAGCAGCACCTCATTGGCGAGGGCGGCGTGCTGCGCCGCTACCTCGAGGCCGGTCGTTTGCCTTCGCTGATTTTGTGGGGCCCGCCGGGCGTGGGCAAAACCACCCTGGCCCACTTGCTGGCCGCGCAGCTAAAGCTGCCGTTTGTGGCCCTCAGCGCCATCAACGCCGGCGTGAAAGACGTACGCGACGTGATTCAGCAGGCCAAGTCGCGGCGCGGCACCATTTTGTTTATCGACGAAATCCACCGCTTCAGCAAGTCGCAGCAAGATGCGCTGCTGGGGGCCGTGGAGCAGGGCATTGTTACGCTGGTGGGCGCCACCACCGAAAACCCTTCGTTCGAGGTAATACCGGCCATCCTGAGCCGGGCCCAGGTGTACGTGCTCGAGGCCCTAGGTAAAGACGAGCTAACCGGCCTCGTGGACCGGGCCCTGCGCGACGACGAAGCGCTGCGCCGCCGGCCCGTGCGCCTCGAAAGCTACGACGCGCTGCTGCGCATTTCGGGCGGCGATGCGCGCAAGCTGCTCAACCTGCTCGAAATAGTGGTGCAGGCGGCCAAGGCCAACCCCGAAACCGGCGAAGTCGTCATCAACGACGAGGTGGTGCAGCAGCTGGCCCAGCAAAACCTCTCGCGCTACGACAAAGGCGGCGAAATGCACTACGATGTCATTTCGGCCTTTATCAAGAGCATTCGGGGCTCCGACCCCAACGCGGCGCTTTACTATCTGGCCGTAATGCTCGAGGGCGGCGAGGACCCCAAATTTATTGCCCGGCGCCTGCTCATCCTGGCTTCGGAAGACGTAGGCAACGCCAACCCCAACGCCCTGCTGCTGGCGCAAAACACGTTTCAGGCCGTTACGGTTATCGGCATGCCCGAGTCGGATATTATCCTAGGTCAGTGCGTGGTGTATTTGGCTACCTCGCCCAAGAGCAATGCCTCGTACACGGCCATTCGGGAGGCGCGGGCTTTTGTGCGGCAAAACGGCGTGGCCGCGGTGCCGCTGCAATTGCGCAACGCCCCCACCAAGCTCATGAAGCAGCTGAACTACGGCGCCGAGTACCACTACTCGCACGACGGCGAAGGCAACTTCGTGTTCCAGGAGTTCATGCCCGATGGCCTCGGCAACAAGCGCTTCTACACGCCCGGCGACAACCCCACCGAAGCCAAAATGCTGGAGCGCCTGCGCTATTGGTGGGGCGAGAAGTATGGTTACTAG
- a CDS encoding GldL-related protein, which produces MNQLFTYRALFGILLLGVPIVVVGALFKIQHWQGGDALITAGLVTEALAFAGIAARLLLPRAVLRSGHEPR; this is translated from the coding sequence ATGAATCAGCTGTTTACTTACCGCGCGCTGTTTGGAATTCTGTTGCTCGGCGTGCCCATCGTGGTGGTGGGTGCGCTGTTCAAAATTCAGCACTGGCAAGGCGGCGACGCGCTCATTACGGCCGGTTTGGTAACGGAAGCCCTAGCGTTTGCGGGCATTGCGGCGCGGCTGCTGCTGCCCCGCGCGGTGCTGCGCTCCGGCCACGAGCCCCGGTAG
- a CDS encoding response regulator transcription factor: MKLLLVEDEPKLASFIRKGFENEAYEIEVAYDGRVGKSLLERNRYDVVILDVNLPYINGFELCRQLREHDAHVPVLMLTALDSLDDKVAGFEAGADDYLVKPFEFRELLMRVRALGKRNHEAATAKRVLRMADLELNLDGRYVTRAGQRIDLTTREYSLLEYLLLNRGKTVTRVDITERVWELNFDTNTNIIDVYVSYLRKKIDKDFTPKLIHTVVGMGYTMREG, encoded by the coding sequence ATGAAGCTATTGTTGGTTGAGGACGAGCCCAAGCTGGCTTCGTTTATCCGGAAAGGGTTCGAAAACGAGGCCTACGAGATTGAGGTGGCTTACGACGGCCGCGTGGGCAAATCGTTGCTCGAGCGCAACCGCTACGATGTGGTTATTCTCGACGTAAACCTGCCCTACATCAACGGGTTTGAGCTGTGCCGCCAATTGCGCGAGCACGACGCCCACGTGCCCGTGCTCATGCTCACGGCCCTCGATAGCCTCGACGACAAAGTGGCCGGTTTTGAGGCCGGCGCCGACGATTACCTCGTAAAGCCCTTCGAGTTCAGGGAGTTGCTGATGCGCGTTCGGGCCCTAGGTAAGCGCAACCACGAGGCCGCCACGGCCAAACGCGTTTTGCGCATGGCCGACCTCGAACTCAACCTCGACGGCCGTTACGTAACCCGTGCGGGTCAGCGCATCGACCTCACCACCCGCGAATATTCTTTGCTCGAGTACCTGCTGCTCAACCGCGGGAAAACCGTAACCCGCGTGGATATTACCGAGCGGGTGTGGGAGCTGAACTTCGACACGAACACCAACATCATTGACGTGTACGTGAGCTACCTGCGCAAAAAGATCGACAAAGATTTCACGCCCAAGCTTATTCATACGGTGGTAGGCATGGGCTACACCATGCGCGAGGGATGA
- a CDS encoding efflux RND transporter periplasmic adaptor subunit — translation MLAPLPQILRLPLLSAALGGLALAGCTAKGETEQSANAAAATEATPVLPVTQLVAKDTVLFRKYVADIQALRNVEVRGRVQGFLDKIHVDEGQEVTQGQLLFSINDAPYRTQISKAKAALASAQAATRVAELEVKQVTLLVDKNIVSKTELEVAQAKLKAAHSEAAQARSSLADAQLHLSYTQVRAPFDGIIDRIPLKVGSLVDDGTLLTTVSDIRAVFAYFTVSEGEYLDYMKRRAKGPSSHADEVQLVLADGSQYPHLGRIETVESEFDANTGSIAFRARFQNPDKLLKHGATGRIKLASEVANAVLLPQKAVFELQDKNYVFLVGQDNRLRQTHFVPKTRLSHFYVVEAGLKPGDRVVYEGVQDARDGMRIRPRAVGIDSLLAPAPRPSGGGSGSVATVHAY, via the coding sequence ATGCTCGCACCGCTACCCCAAATACTACGCTTACCCCTGCTTTCCGCCGCCCTAGGTGGCCTGGCCCTGGCCGGCTGCACGGCCAAAGGCGAAACCGAGCAATCGGCCAACGCCGCCGCCGCCACCGAAGCTACGCCCGTGCTGCCCGTTACGCAGCTTGTAGCCAAGGATACCGTGCTGTTTCGCAAGTACGTAGCCGACATTCAGGCCCTGCGCAACGTGGAGGTGCGCGGCCGCGTGCAGGGTTTCCTCGATAAAATTCACGTCGACGAAGGCCAGGAGGTAACACAAGGCCAACTGCTGTTCAGCATCAACGACGCGCCGTACCGCACCCAAATCAGCAAGGCAAAAGCGGCCTTGGCCAGCGCCCAAGCCGCCACCCGCGTAGCCGAGCTGGAGGTAAAGCAAGTAACGCTGCTGGTCGATAAAAACATCGTGTCGAAAACGGAGCTGGAGGTGGCCCAGGCCAAGCTGAAGGCCGCGCACTCCGAGGCCGCGCAGGCCCGCTCGTCGTTGGCCGATGCCCAACTGCACCTCTCGTACACGCAGGTGCGCGCCCCCTTCGATGGCATCATCGACCGGATTCCGCTGAAAGTGGGCAGTCTGGTCGACGACGGCACCTTGCTCACCACCGTGTCCGACATCCGGGCCGTGTTTGCCTACTTCACGGTGTCGGAGGGCGAGTACCTCGACTACATGAAGCGCCGCGCCAAAGGCCCCAGCAGCCACGCCGACGAGGTGCAGCTGGTGCTGGCCGATGGCTCGCAGTACCCGCACCTAGGGCGCATCGAAACCGTGGAGAGCGAGTTCGATGCCAACACCGGCTCCATTGCGTTCCGGGCGCGTTTCCAGAACCCCGATAAGCTGCTGAAGCACGGCGCCACCGGCCGCATTAAGCTCGCCAGCGAGGTAGCCAATGCCGTGCTGCTGCCGCAAAAGGCCGTGTTCGAGCTTCAGGACAAAAACTACGTGTTCCTCGTCGGCCAAGACAACCGCTTGCGCCAAACGCACTTTGTGCCCAAAACGCGCCTCTCGCACTTTTATGTGGTGGAAGCCGGCCTGAAGCCCGGCGACCGGGTGGTGTACGAAGGCGTGCAGGATGCCCGCGACGGTATGCGCATCAGGCCCCGGGCCGTGGGCATCGATAGCCTGCTGGCGCCAGCACCTAGGCCCAGCGGTGGCGGCAGCGGTTCGGTAGCCACGGTGCACGCCTACTGA
- the sppA gene encoding signal peptide peptidase SppA yields the protein MRQFLKYVLATIVGLILFSVVGLFLFVAMVAALGSSADEVTVASNSVLELKLDKPITERKQEAEFTPFGAGNASIGLVNLKEAIGRAKTDDDIRGILLNLDVVSGGMASLEEVRDALIDFKKSGKFVVAYHETGSEKGYYLSSVADEVYLHPQGLLEFNGLSSEVFFYKRLFDKLGVEPFIFRVGSFKSAVEPYMRENFSDSARYQTVSFLNSINNHTVQQIAAARKLPVARLKAVQDSMLVHNAEDAKRYGLVTKLGYYDEVLDYMRGKLKLDKEKKPSIVSLSTYSKAEKDDEEATSSNRIAVIYAEGDIVSGKGGEESIGGTKFAEAIRKARLDKKVKAIVLRINSPGGSALASDVMYREVLLAKKEKPVIASMSDVAASGGYYLAMGCDAIVAHPNTITGSIGVFGVLPNLGPLLSDKLGITVDRVTTGKFSDIPTVTRRLTPFEQQQLQREVERTYADFTSKAALGRKMPVERLRRLASGRVWSGTEAKERGLVDVLGDFDDAVAMAAKRAKLDKGDYRLQSLPRRKSAFESFMSFFGDSEEAEARALKAKLGPLFPIYEQYRTVTQMQGVQARLPYELQIQ from the coding sequence ATGCGTCAATTTCTTAAATACGTACTGGCTACCATCGTCGGGCTGATCCTGTTCTCGGTGGTGGGCCTGTTCTTGTTCGTTGCCATGGTGGCTGCCCTGGGTAGCTCGGCCGACGAAGTAACCGTGGCCAGCAACTCGGTGCTGGAGCTGAAGCTTGACAAACCGATTACCGAGCGCAAGCAGGAGGCCGAGTTCACGCCCTTCGGCGCGGGCAACGCCTCCATAGGCCTCGTCAACCTGAAAGAAGCCATCGGCCGGGCCAAAACCGACGACGACATCCGCGGCATTTTGCTGAACCTGGATGTGGTATCGGGCGGCATGGCCTCGCTGGAGGAAGTACGCGACGCGCTGATCGACTTCAAGAAATCGGGCAAGTTTGTGGTGGCCTACCACGAAACCGGCTCCGAGAAAGGCTACTACCTGTCGTCGGTGGCCGACGAGGTGTACCTGCACCCGCAAGGCCTGCTTGAGTTCAACGGCTTGTCGTCGGAGGTGTTTTTCTACAAGCGCTTGTTCGATAAGCTGGGCGTAGAGCCGTTTATCTTCCGGGTGGGCTCGTTTAAGAGCGCCGTGGAGCCCTACATGCGCGAGAATTTTTCTGACTCGGCCCGTTACCAAACGGTGTCGTTCCTGAACTCCATCAACAACCACACCGTGCAGCAAATTGCCGCCGCGCGCAAGCTGCCGGTTGCCCGCCTCAAGGCCGTGCAAGACTCCATGCTGGTGCACAACGCCGAGGACGCCAAGCGCTACGGCTTGGTAACCAAGCTGGGCTACTACGACGAAGTGCTCGACTACATGCGCGGCAAGCTGAAGCTAGACAAAGAAAAAAAGCCGAGCATCGTGAGCCTCAGCACGTACAGCAAGGCCGAGAAAGACGACGAGGAAGCCACCAGCAGCAACCGCATTGCCGTTATTTACGCCGAAGGCGACATCGTGAGCGGCAAAGGCGGCGAGGAAAGCATCGGTGGCACAAAGTTCGCCGAGGCCATCCGCAAAGCCCGCCTCGATAAAAAGGTGAAAGCCATTGTGCTGCGCATCAACTCGCCCGGCGGCTCGGCTTTGGCCTCGGATGTGATGTACCGCGAGGTGCTGCTGGCCAAGAAAGAGAAGCCGGTAATTGCCTCGATGTCGGACGTGGCGGCCTCGGGCGGGTACTACCTGGCCATGGGTTGCGACGCCATTGTGGCCCACCCCAACACCATCACCGGCTCGATTGGCGTGTTTGGCGTGCTGCCCAACCTAGGGCCGCTGCTCTCCGATAAGCTCGGCATCACCGTCGACCGCGTAACCACCGGCAAGTTCTCCGATATCCCAACGGTAACGCGCCGCCTCACGCCCTTCGAGCAGCAGCAACTGCAGCGCGAGGTAGAGCGCACCTACGCCGATTTCACCAGTAAGGCAGCCCTAGGTCGGAAAATGCCCGTGGAGCGCCTGCGCCGCTTGGCCTCGGGCCGGGTGTGGTCGGGCACCGAGGCCAAGGAACGCGGCTTGGTTGACGTACTCGGCGACTTCGACGACGCCGTGGCCATGGCCGCCAAGCGCGCCAAGCTCGACAAAGGCGACTATCGCCTGCAGAGCCTGCCCCGCCGCAAATCGGCCTTCGAAAGCTTCATGAGCTTCTTCGGCGACTCGGAAGAGGCCGAAGCCCGCGCCCTAAAGGCCAAGCTCGGCCCGCTGTTCCCGATTTACGAGCAGTACCGCACCGTTACGCAGATGCAGGGCGTGCAAGCCCGCCTGCCCTACGAGTTGCAGATTCAGTAA
- a CDS encoding DUF4249 domain-containing protein encodes MQLSSIASARRRCGFALAVVSAGLLSGCGLQKDVDVELPAPPAQLVAECYLESGQIPQLTVTETVPYLSEPSTQLLTDVTVTLTGPTGRVDTLRFRPGQNPGTKKFFTHQGRRRLTIRPGDTYRLDVKDTKGRHLFGTSTMPADVPIDTVEWKFNDLTGEQRKAYVLTKFDDPAATVDFYRLQVHRRRINDDPEVDYEPDDRLLNGQRFVLGTSYEFSPNDTLFVTLYHLERPYYDFLRSIDDAQSANGNPFGQPAKVRSTVEGGIGVFTILSYDRRRIILKE; translated from the coding sequence ATGCAATTGTCTTCAATAGCTTCTGCCCGGCGCCGGTGCGGTTTTGCGCTGGCCGTGGTATCGGCCGGCTTGCTAAGCGGCTGCGGCTTGCAGAAAGACGTGGACGTGGAGCTGCCCGCGCCGCCCGCTCAGCTGGTGGCCGAATGCTACCTGGAGTCGGGCCAGATTCCGCAGCTCACCGTTACCGAAACGGTGCCCTACCTCAGCGAGCCGAGCACCCAGTTGCTGACCGACGTAACGGTTACGCTTACCGGCCCCACGGGGCGCGTGGATACGCTGCGGTTCCGGCCCGGCCAAAACCCCGGCACCAAAAAATTCTTTACGCACCAAGGGCGCCGGCGGCTCACCATCCGGCCCGGCGACACGTACCGCCTCGACGTGAAGGATACCAAAGGCCGCCATTTGTTTGGCACCTCAACCATGCCGGCCGATGTACCCATCGATACCGTGGAGTGGAAGTTTAACGACCTCACGGGCGAGCAGCGCAAGGCGTACGTACTCACCAAGTTCGACGACCCGGCCGCTACCGTCGATTTTTACCGCCTGCAGGTGCACCGCCGCCGCATCAACGACGACCCCGAAGTAGACTACGAGCCCGACGACCGCCTGCTCAACGGCCAACGCTTTGTGCTGGGCACCAGCTACGAGTTTTCGCCCAACGACACGCTGTTCGTAACGCTCTACCATCTCGAGCGGCCGTACTACGATTTCCTGCGCTCCATCGACGACGCGCAATCGGCCAACGGCAACCCGTTTGGGCAACCGGCCAAAGTGCGCAGCACCGTGGAGGGCGGCATTGGGGTGTTCACCATCCTGAGCTACGACCGGCGCCGGATTATTCTAAAAGAGTAA
- a CDS encoding HAMP domain-containing sensor histidine kinase, with protein sequence MLIRNKLILRFTLLVLAIQLCFSLFIYYFNAATREKKFHNRLAGKVELTGRILLERDNLRSGILSAFRRRDLVTHAGEQISIFGPQGQLIYASDDHIDQRGNRAHLSQIQPNHQVAFWYDGRECLGAYYEHRGQGYRIFAAGHDEVGHEQLGKLLLILLVGNIGALALTVVAGWYFAEESLKPIARIVREVRRITASNLGQRVHEGNQKDEIAQLAITFNRMLEGLEQAFDAHKSFVAHASHELRTPLANALGTLETSLSYDTDLTEAKRSMQSSIEELRRIIELTNGLLALAKADETSFKRNPVRLDECLTQAIDYCTAKHTNCAVQLHFGYLPDDLEDPFMVLGNEHLLTTALFNLLDNACKYSGKPVTVQLGYHNRKTLLVTVADEGIGIEPQALQRVFEPLFRAENGRAQPGYGIGLPITQKVVRLHKGELTLSSEPGQGTTATVRLPAYVAAAEPKAAH encoded by the coding sequence ATGCTGATTCGTAATAAACTGATTCTGCGCTTTACGCTGCTGGTGCTGGCTATTCAGCTGTGTTTTTCGCTGTTCATTTATTACTTCAATGCTGCCACGCGCGAAAAGAAGTTTCATAACCGCTTGGCGGGTAAAGTGGAGCTTACGGGCCGCATTCTGCTCGAGCGCGACAATTTGCGCAGCGGTATTTTGAGCGCGTTTCGGCGGCGCGATTTGGTGACGCACGCCGGCGAGCAAATCAGCATTTTCGGTCCGCAGGGGCAACTTATTTACGCCTCCGACGACCACATCGACCAACGCGGCAACCGAGCGCATTTAAGTCAGATTCAGCCCAACCACCAAGTAGCATTTTGGTACGACGGGCGCGAGTGCCTGGGCGCGTACTACGAGCACCGCGGACAGGGCTACCGCATTTTTGCCGCCGGCCACGACGAAGTAGGCCACGAGCAACTGGGCAAGCTGCTGCTGATTTTGCTGGTGGGCAACATTGGCGCGCTGGCCCTCACGGTGGTGGCCGGCTGGTACTTCGCCGAAGAGTCGCTGAAGCCGATTGCGCGCATCGTGCGCGAGGTGCGCCGCATTACGGCCTCCAACTTAGGGCAGCGCGTGCACGAGGGCAACCAAAAGGATGAAATTGCTCAGCTGGCCATTACGTTCAACCGCATGCTCGAGGGGCTGGAGCAGGCCTTCGACGCCCACAAAAGCTTTGTGGCCCACGCCTCGCACGAGCTGCGCACGCCGCTGGCCAACGCCCTAGGTACCCTCGAAACCTCCCTGAGCTACGACACCGATTTAACCGAGGCCAAGCGCAGCATGCAGTCGTCCATCGAGGAGCTGCGCCGCATTATTGAGTTGACCAACGGCCTGTTGGCCCTCGCCAAAGCCGACGAGACCAGCTTCAAGCGCAACCCCGTGCGCCTGGATGAGTGCCTAACCCAAGCCATTGATTACTGCACGGCCAAGCACACCAATTGCGCGGTGCAGCTGCACTTCGGCTACCTGCCCGACGACCTCGAGGACCCCTTTATGGTGCTGGGCAACGAGCACCTGCTCACCACCGCCCTCTTCAACCTCCTCGACAACGCCTGCAAGTACTCCGGCAAGCCCGTAACGGTGCAGCTGGGTTACCACAACCGCAAAACCCTGCTCGTAACCGTTGCCGATGAAGGCATTGGCATCGAGCCACAGGCCTTGCAGCGCGTTTTCGAGCCGCTGTTTCGGGCCGAAAACGGCCGCGCGCAGCCCGGTTACGGCATTGGCCTGCCCATCACGCAAAAAGTAGTACGCTTGCATAAAGGCGAGCTTACCCTAAGCTCGGAGCCGGGGCAGGGCACCACCGCTACCGTGCGGCTGCCGGCATACGTAGCGGCTGCCGAGCCCAAAGCGGCCCACTAG
- a CDS encoding purine-nucleoside phosphorylase, whose product MPQTAAEQLTQLRAAAAYIQQQAAAFQPEFGIILGTGLGALAKEVQVEHALSYADIPHFPVSTVESHAGRLLLGTLGGRRVAVLQGRFHYYEGYTMQQVVFPVRVLKLLGISKLFVSNAAGGLHPEFRISDLMLIDDHINLQPTNPLVGPNLDELGPRFPDMFAPYDAGLLAQAEAAAADLGFGPRVRRGVYASLPGPMLETPAEYRYLRTIGSDAVGMSTVPEVIAARHMGLPVLAVSVITDLASPEHLKPVDIQHILAAAADAEPRLTALLKRVVEQQ is encoded by the coding sequence ATGCCCCAAACCGCCGCCGAACAACTCACCCAACTGCGCGCCGCCGCCGCGTACATTCAGCAACAAGCCGCTGCTTTTCAGCCCGAATTTGGCATCATCCTGGGCACGGGCCTAGGTGCCTTGGCCAAGGAGGTGCAAGTAGAGCACGCACTCAGCTACGCTGATATTCCGCACTTTCCGGTATCAACGGTGGAAAGCCACGCGGGCCGGTTGCTGCTGGGCACCCTAGGTGGCCGGCGGGTGGCGGTATTGCAGGGGCGCTTCCACTACTACGAGGGCTACACCATGCAGCAGGTGGTGTTTCCGGTGCGGGTGCTGAAGCTGCTGGGCATCAGCAAGCTGTTTGTGAGCAACGCCGCCGGTGGCCTGCACCCCGAGTTCCGCATCAGCGACCTGATGCTGATCGACGACCACATCAACCTGCAGCCCACCAATCCGCTCGTGGGCCCCAACCTCGATGAGCTAGGGCCGCGCTTCCCCGATATGTTTGCGCCCTACGACGCCGGCCTGCTTGCCCAAGCCGAAGCCGCCGCCGCCGACCTAGGGTTTGGCCCGCGCGTGCGCCGGGGGGTGTATGCCTCCTTGCCCGGCCCCATGCTCGAAACGCCGGCCGAGTACCGCTACCTGCGCACCATTGGCTCCGATGCCGTGGGCATGAGCACCGTGCCCGAGGTAATTGCCGCGCGCCACATGGGCCTGCCGGTACTGGCCGTTTCCGTCATCACCGACCTAGCCAGCCCCGAGCACCTCAAGCCGGTTGATATTCAGCACATCCTCGCCGCCGCCGCCGATGCCGAGCCGCGCCTGACTGCGTTGCTGAAGCGCGTGGTGGAGCAGCAGTAA